TACGACTTATCAGTGAGGACGACATTGAAGATCATGCCTTCCTTAAGGCGAACGCTGGACCCGGCAGTCAGGCTGCCCTCAGGTTTATCTCCGTGGCCACGGCGAAACGTGACAGTAATCAGGACGTTAGGTCCGCTGGGCGGGTTGTCGTAGGCAAGATGCACGACTTGGTCGTACGTCATTTCCTTGTCCGTCACTTGCTTTTCACGGCCGTTGACGATGATGGTCGTGACCTTGTCGCGGCCGTGATCGTCGTTGTGTTGGGTCGAGGGTGTCGTCATGGGTCCTCCTGATCGTGGGTGATAGGGATTGCACTAACCGCATCCGTCAACTGAGGACTATCAAAATTACGATTAGTACCTCTATAGTGGACGGTATCATGAGCCAATGTGGGTGTCAACTGATGAAATACACTATCGCCATTCTGTCAACTGAGACAGAGCATGTTGGATAGCACTTTTGGCCAGCGCCTGCGGCAATTTCGCGTCGAGCGCAACAAATCCATGCGCGAAGCAGCCCGTGAGGCGGACATCTCCGTCACGTACCTTTCTAAGCTCGAAAGTGACGAAGGCAATCCGACACTGGACGTCCTGATCAAGCTCGCCAACCTTTACGGCGTCACCCTTGAGGACCTTACCGCTGGCCTCACAGGCGAACACTCCACCGTCAATCTCGACGTTGCGCTTGCGCGCTTCATCAACGAGTACGGAGAGAAGTTTCCCGAGCTGCACGACCGCGATTGGCAGAACATGCTGAACGGCATTCGCTTACGTGGCCGTCGACCTGAAGAACCCGACGATTGGCTCACCATCTTCGTGGATTTGCGTCGGGCCTTGGCAGCCAAGCAAAGTTGACAGCCTGGCAACGCTGAGCGCGCTACACTTCCGGCGTGCTCGACGACGAGCTCTCCCTTCACCAAATTCGTGACGCATTCCTTCGAGAAGTCGAACGTCGGCATGCCGAGCACGAGTTCACCACCGACTACCGTGCGCTCGCACAGCGGCTTGGCGTGACTGTGGTAGCTGGGCGCTCAAACCAAGCCATCACAACTTCAGGCGAGCGCTTCATCGTAGTGGACGAGCAGGTTGCTGAACAGCGTGCCCGATTCAGCGGTCTCCATGAGATTGCGCACCACCTTTTTGAAGAATCGGAAGACGGGTACTTGAGAGCTCGGCTCAAGGACATCTTCCATCACTCGCCTGAAGCAGCGAAGCACCACGAAGAGGATTTGTGCGACGCGGCTGCAGCCTTACTCCTGATGCCGAATCATCTGCTACAGGAGGCTGTCCGTGTTCACGGCCATAGCCCGCTGACAGCCCTCTTCCTTGTCACTCGTAGCGGCGCCTCGGCACAAGCAGCCTTGCGACGTGTGATGTGGCACCGAGACGTACCTTCGTTTGGCGTGCTTATGAACGCCAAAGGTCTCGTCCTGGACAGTGTCAACCACGGGCATGCAAAATCCTATCCAATTGGGCGAAACTTCCTCGTCGAGGAGCAGCATGCCCTCCGCACCTCAAGTTTTGCGCCTGACATAATGGAGATGTTTGACGCACCCGTGCCGTTTAGTAACGGGAACCGGGGCTGGATTATGCGAGTGCGGGCTTGTTTAGATGGTCGGGGCCGTACACTTGCCTTCTTCAATCGTGCTGAGCACGTTATTCGAATTGACGATCGGCAGCCCGCTCTGTTCTAACCATAATTAACTGTTTGCTTGACTGCCCGAATATTTTTTGATTATCGGTAGAGGTGGCAACAGCGAAAGCTGCTTGAACACACCTTCTACGGCTTACGCTGCGGCATCATCTGAATCCAGATGGTACACAACATCCAATGCATACTCAGTAGAAGTCAAACGCGAGGAGTGTTTCAAACGTGTTTATGCTAGCTACAAAGCTCAGCACGAGACAGTAAAAAACAGAGGCCGCCGAGTGAAGCGGCCCCGATTGCTTTTATCCTCAAGCGGCGGGTTCTTCTTCCATCCCGTGCCGCTTCGCCGCGCTGCGCAACCTGAGCGGCACGGGCGTGAGGAGGTCCGGCAAGCCCCAGGTGTGCCGCTCGTGCTCCTCCAGAAACACATGCCGGTAGATGTCCGCCGTGGTGCTCGGCCGGGAGTGCCCGAGCTTCTCACTCACCACTTCCATCGGAACGCCTTTGGACAGCATCAGCGAAGCGTAACTGTGCCGCAGATCATGAAAACGCACGCCACCCAGTTTCGCTTTGTCCGCGATGACGCTCGCGAAGTGGCTGAGCGTATCCGGATGCAATCGCTCTCCGCGGCGGTTCGTGAATACGGACCCGGAGTCACGCCAGTCCTCGGTGGTGCGCTGCTCCTCGTCCTGTGCTTTGCGGTGTTTGTGCAGCAGCGCCACGGTTTCCGGTGCGAGGTGCAGCGTGCGGATACCCGACTCCGTCTTCGGAGGGCCCAGCACCGGCTGTCCGTCCACCACCGTGACGTTCTCGCGGACGTGCAGCACTCCAGCGTCGAGGTCCACGTTCGCCCAGCGCAACGCCACCACCTCTCCCCTTCTCAGTCCGGTGGCCACCACGAACTCGAACAGCAGCCCGAGTCGCCTCTTTCTCGCAACCACCAGGAAGTCCTGGAGCTGCCCGGCATCCAGCGCCCTGGCGGTCTTGCCGCGCTTGAAGCTCGGCAACCTCGCCACTTCCGCAACATTCCGCGCGACGAGCTCGTCCAGCAACGCTTCCTGCAGTGCCTGGCGCAGGATCACCCGGATTTGGTGCAGCAGGCTCCTGGAGAAGCCCCGATCGGCGAGTTGGCCGTACGCGCCCTTCACGTCGCTCGGTTTCAGGTCCTGCAGCTTCTTCTTGCCCAGCAGCGGCGTCAGGTGCTTCTCGATGGCGTACTTGTAATTGGCGTAGGTTTTCGGCGCGAGGTTCGGGCGTTTGAGCTCCAGCCATCTCGGCAACCAGTCCGCGAGGGTGATTTGGCTGGGAATGGGCAGCAGGCCGCGCTGATGGTCCGCCAGCG
The Deinococcus peraridilitoris DSM 19664 genome window above contains:
- a CDS encoding helix-turn-helix domain-containing protein, which translates into the protein MLDSTFGQRLRQFRVERNKSMREAAREADISVTYLSKLESDEGNPTLDVLIKLANLYGVTLEDLTAGLTGEHSTVNLDVALARFINEYGEKFPELHDRDWQNMLNGIRLRGRRPEEPDDWLTIFVDLRRALAAKQS
- a CDS encoding tyrosine-type recombinase/integrase, translating into MKRRDNGEGCVKKLPSGSHRWQITLGFDEHGRQILKSGTERNRKDADQARIQALADHQRGLLPIPSQITLADWLPRWLELKRPNLAPKTYANYKYAIEKHLTPLLGKKKLQDLKPSDVKGAYGQLADRGFSRSLLHQIRVILRQALQEALLDELVARNVAEVARLPSFKRGKTARALDAGQLQDFLVVARKRRLGLLFEFVVATGLRRGEVVALRWANVDLDAGVLHVRENVTVVDGQPVLGPPKTESGIRTLHLAPETVALLHKHRKAQDEEQRTTEDWRDSGSVFTNRRGERLHPDTLSHFASVIADKAKLGGVRFHDLRHSYASLMLSKGVPMEVVSEKLGHSRPSTTADIYRHVFLEEHERHTWGLPDLLTPVPLRLRSAAKRHGMEEEPAA
- a CDS encoding ImmA/IrrE family metallo-endopeptidase, whose amino-acid sequence is MLDDELSLHQIRDAFLREVERRHAEHEFTTDYRALAQRLGVTVVAGRSNQAITTSGERFIVVDEQVAEQRARFSGLHEIAHHLFEESEDGYLRARLKDIFHHSPEAAKHHEEDLCDAAAALLLMPNHLLQEAVRVHGHSPLTALFLVTRSGASAQAALRRVMWHRDVPSFGVLMNAKGLVLDSVNHGHAKSYPIGRNFLVEEQHALRTSSFAPDIMEMFDAPVPFSNGNRGWIMRVRACLDGRGRTLAFFNRAEHVIRIDDRQPALF
- a CDS encoding multiubiquitin domain-containing protein, which gives rise to MTTPSTQHNDDHGRDKVTTIIVNGREKQVTDKEMTYDQVVHLAYDNPPSGPNVLITVTFRRGHGDKPEGSLTAGSSVRLKEGMIFNVVLTDKS